Proteins co-encoded in one Marinobacter qingdaonensis genomic window:
- a CDS encoding 6-carboxytetrahydropterin synthase, with protein sequence MFSLTVRDHMMIAHSFRGEVFGPAQQVHGATYLVDVTFERPELDADNLVVDIGLASSVLKEVLGEFNMQNLDALDSVQGQNTTTEFMAKVVFDRMAVAIGAGRLGTSAKGIGSLKVTLSESHIAWASFHGEL encoded by the coding sequence ATGTTCAGTTTGACCGTCCGCGACCACATGATGATCGCCCACAGTTTCCGGGGCGAGGTGTTTGGCCCGGCGCAACAGGTCCACGGCGCCACCTACCTGGTGGATGTGACCTTTGAGCGCCCCGAGTTGGACGCCGATAACCTGGTGGTCGATATCGGCCTGGCGTCGTCGGTGCTCAAGGAAGTACTGGGTGAGTTCAACATGCAGAATCTGGACGCGCTCGACTCGGTTCAAGGCCAGAACACCACCACCGAATTCATGGCCAAAGTGGTGTTCGACCGGATGGCGGTGGCCATCGGCGCCGGTCGCCTGGGCACCTCGGCAAAAGGGATCGGTAGTCTGAAAGTCACCCTGTCGGAGTCGCACATTGCCTGGGCCAGTTTTCATGGTGAGCTCTGA
- a CDS encoding NAD-dependent epimerase: MRILVTGTAGFIGSHLAHRLLDRGDEVIGVDNVNDYYDVSLKEARLARLTGKAGFTEVRKDVADRAAMESLFAEYKPERVVHLAAQAGVRYSLENPHAYVDANLVGFMNILEGCRHNGVKHLVYASSSSVYGANETMPFSVHDNVDHPLSLYAASKKANELMAHTYSHLYNLPTTGLRFFTVYGPWGRPDMALFIFTKKILAGEPIDVFNHGHHKRDFTYIDDIVEGVIRTLDHVAEPNADWSGEQPDPGTGKGPYRIYNIGSNNPVELSRFIEIIEERVGKKAEKNLLPLQPGDVPATYANVDDLIADVGYKPDTSVEQGIARFVDWYREFYQV, translated from the coding sequence TTGAGGATTCTTGTAACGGGAACGGCCGGGTTCATTGGCTCCCATCTGGCTCATCGCCTGCTGGATCGGGGTGATGAGGTAATTGGCGTCGATAACGTCAACGATTACTACGATGTGAGCCTGAAGGAAGCACGGTTGGCCCGGTTGACCGGGAAAGCTGGCTTCACCGAGGTGCGCAAGGACGTTGCCGACCGGGCGGCCATGGAGTCGCTGTTTGCCGAGTACAAGCCGGAACGGGTGGTGCATCTGGCGGCCCAGGCGGGTGTCCGCTATTCCCTCGAGAATCCTCACGCCTACGTGGACGCCAATCTGGTGGGCTTCATGAACATCCTGGAAGGGTGTCGGCACAACGGGGTCAAGCACCTGGTGTACGCCTCCAGCAGCTCGGTGTACGGTGCCAACGAGACCATGCCGTTCTCGGTCCATGACAACGTCGACCATCCGTTGAGCCTGTACGCGGCCTCCAAAAAGGCCAACGAGCTCATGGCCCACACCTACAGCCACCTGTACAACCTGCCGACCACCGGCCTGCGGTTTTTCACCGTCTACGGTCCCTGGGGTCGGCCGGACATGGCGTTGTTCATCTTCACCAAGAAGATCCTCGCCGGCGAGCCCATCGATGTGTTCAACCATGGTCATCACAAGCGCGATTTCACCTACATCGACGACATCGTCGAGGGTGTCATCCGAACCCTGGACCATGTGGCCGAGCCCAACGCCGACTGGTCGGGCGAGCAACCCGATCCCGGCACCGGTAAGGGCCCCTACCGGATCTACAACATTGGCAGCAACAACCCGGTGGAGTTGTCCCGGTTCATTGAAATCATCGAGGAGCGGGTCGGCAAAAAAGCCGAGAAAAACCTGTTGCCGCTGCAACCGGGCGACGTACCGGCAACTTACGCGAATGTGGACGATCTCATCGCGGACGTCGGCTACAAGCCCGACACCTCCGTGGAGCAGGGTATAGCCAGGTTCGTGGACTGGTATCGCGAGTTCTATCAGGTCTGA
- a CDS encoding glycosyltransferase, with translation MVSSDPTLRVIVPGDPEQNTGGYRYVRKLVEALEQLGTCTETLGLDGRFPRPDALARREMDVALSRCPDGAVAILDGLAMGAMPDILEQHAHRLRLLALVHHPLADETGLHESDRHWFFQQERRALAVVSQVVTTSAFTARRLAAFGVPAERIHTALPGVAVHLAGAAVQERPRAAPPELLCVGHPSPRKAQHQLIEALQALQALPWHCTLVGSLDRDRGYSQQMVAQIQQAGLNGRVTLTGEVGDGQLADLYRRSDLFVFPSLYEGYGMVIDEARSAGLPVISSDGGALADTAVGVGVRQFPAGDVGALTDALRAWLADPAELAAQTDLVRSHRPRAGSWGQAARVVLKAARRAATGAGTLFNDDWLALRESADHRARSATLTRTLNTWLAQDWTQPEAPTPEQTVGVVDLGTGRGSNALFLAPRLEVPQHWCLIDQDARLLSVARGRLQQSGTECEAIEARLTSQSLAECIPPRTRLVTASALIDLVSQDWLEALATAVADRGAAVLIVLSYTGYFRLAPARRDDDRLRELVNQHQKGDKGTGQALGPQAPEALASRMASAGYAVSVAESTWRLDARDGDLMSQLMEGWVSAAGEIAPDEQDWLSDWLSDRKAQLAAGILSVEVGHRDVLALPPDQGA, from the coding sequence ATGGTGAGCTCTGACCCGACCCTGCGCGTTATTGTTCCGGGCGACCCGGAGCAGAACACCGGAGGTTACCGGTACGTTCGAAAACTGGTCGAGGCGCTCGAACAGCTCGGGACCTGCACCGAGACCCTGGGCCTCGACGGGCGGTTTCCCCGCCCCGATGCGCTGGCTCGGCGGGAGATGGATGTGGCCCTCAGCCGCTGCCCCGACGGCGCGGTGGCGATACTCGACGGCCTGGCCATGGGCGCCATGCCCGACATCCTGGAACAGCACGCCCATCGGCTGAGACTGCTGGCTCTGGTCCATCATCCCCTGGCCGATGAAACCGGCCTGCACGAGTCGGACCGACACTGGTTTTTTCAGCAGGAGCGCCGGGCCCTGGCGGTGGTGTCCCAGGTGGTGACCACCAGCGCTTTTACCGCCAGACGTCTAGCGGCGTTCGGCGTGCCGGCTGAGCGCATCCACACGGCGTTGCCGGGCGTGGCAGTGCACCTTGCTGGCGCGGCCGTACAGGAACGCCCCAGGGCCGCTCCTCCCGAACTCCTGTGCGTCGGCCACCCCTCGCCACGCAAAGCCCAGCATCAGCTTATTGAGGCGCTGCAGGCGCTTCAGGCGCTGCCCTGGCACTGCACCCTGGTGGGGTCCCTGGATCGGGATCGCGGCTACAGTCAGCAGATGGTGGCGCAGATCCAGCAGGCGGGGCTCAACGGGCGGGTGACGCTGACCGGCGAGGTCGGGGACGGTCAGCTGGCCGATCTCTACCGGCGCTCCGATCTGTTCGTGTTTCCCTCCCTGTATGAGGGCTATGGCATGGTGATCGATGAGGCCCGCAGCGCCGGTCTGCCGGTGATCAGCTCCGATGGCGGGGCCCTGGCCGATACCGCCGTCGGGGTCGGTGTCCGTCAGTTCCCGGCCGGTGATGTCGGGGCGCTGACCGACGCCCTGCGGGCTTGGCTTGCCGACCCCGCCGAGCTTGCCGCCCAGACCGACTTGGTCCGCAGCCATCGCCCGAGGGCCGGGAGTTGGGGGCAGGCCGCCCGGGTGGTGCTAAAGGCCGCCAGACGCGCGGCAACGGGGGCGGGCACCCTGTTCAACGACGACTGGCTGGCGCTGCGGGAATCCGCCGATCATCGGGCCAGGTCGGCCACGCTGACCCGTACCCTGAACACCTGGCTGGCCCAGGATTGGACCCAGCCGGAGGCGCCCACGCCGGAGCAGACCGTGGGTGTGGTCGATCTGGGCACCGGGCGCGGTTCCAATGCACTGTTTCTGGCACCCCGACTCGAGGTGCCGCAGCACTGGTGCCTGATCGATCAGGATGCCCGCTTGCTGTCGGTCGCCCGGGGCCGCTTGCAACAATCGGGTACGGAGTGCGAGGCAATCGAGGCCAGACTGACCAGTCAGTCCCTGGCGGAGTGCATTCCCCCTCGGACCCGGTTGGTGACCGCCTCCGCCCTCATTGATCTGGTGTCCCAAGATTGGTTGGAGGCGCTCGCCACCGCGGTCGCCGACAGGGGCGCGGCGGTTCTGATCGTGCTCAGCTACACCGGGTATTTCCGCCTGGCCCCGGCTCGGCGGGACGACGACCGACTTCGGGAGCTGGTGAACCAGCACCAGAAGGGCGACAAGGGCACCGGGCAGGCGCTGGGGCCGCAGGCGCCGGAGGCTCTGGCGTCGCGCATGGCGTCGGCGGGCTATGCCGTGAGCGTGGCCGAGAGCACATGGCGCCTCGATGCTCGGGATGGCGATCTGATGTCTCAGTTGATGGAGGGCTGGGTCAGCGCGGCCGGTGAAATCGCGCCCGACGAGCAGGACTGGCTTTCGGACTGGCTGAGCGACCGCAAGGCCCAGCTGGCGGCCGGGATTCTGTCGGTGGAGGTCGGGCACCGGGATGTCCTGGCGCTGCCGCCGGACCAGGGGGCATGA
- the purC gene encoding phosphoribosylaminoimidazolesuccinocarboxamide synthase: MEKREELYAGKAKSVYTTDNPDRFVLVFRDDTSAFDGEKKEQLNRKGMVNNKFNAFIMEKLEAAGIPTHFEGLLSATESVVKKLDMIPVECVVRNISAGSLCRRLGVEEGQELTPSTYELFLKNDALHDPMVNESLAVSFGWASAEELARMKELTYQVNDVLKALFDDAGMLLVDYKLEFGRSGGEIVLGDEFSPDGCRIWDKQTRKKMDKDRFRQGLGDVIETYEEVGRRLGIEFG, encoded by the coding sequence ATGGAAAAGCGTGAAGAGCTATACGCCGGCAAGGCGAAGTCTGTGTACACCACCGATAACCCGGACCGTTTTGTTCTGGTGTTCCGGGACGACACCTCGGCCTTTGACGGTGAGAAAAAAGAGCAGCTGAACCGGAAGGGCATGGTGAACAACAAGTTCAACGCCTTCATCATGGAAAAGCTTGAGGCTGCGGGCATTCCGACCCATTTCGAAGGGCTGCTGTCGGCGACGGAATCGGTGGTCAAGAAGCTCGACATGATTCCGGTCGAGTGCGTGGTCCGCAACATCTCTGCGGGCAGCCTGTGCCGCCGGCTCGGGGTCGAGGAAGGCCAGGAGCTGACACCGTCGACCTACGAGTTGTTCCTGAAGAACGACGCCCTGCACGATCCCATGGTGAATGAGTCGCTGGCGGTCAGTTTTGGCTGGGCGTCCGCCGAGGAACTGGCGCGGATGAAGGAGCTGACTTACCAGGTCAACGACGTGCTCAAGGCGCTGTTTGATGATGCCGGCATGTTGTTGGTGGATTACAAGCTGGAATTCGGCCGGAGTGGCGGCGAGATCGTGTTGGGTGACGAGTTCAGCCCGGACGGCTGTCGTATCTGGGACAAGCAGACCCGGAAAAAAATGGACAAGGACCGTTTCCGCCAGGGACTGGGTGATGTGATTGAAACCTATGAGGAAGTCGGACGCCGTTTGGGTATTGAGTTCGGCTGA
- a CDS encoding DMT family transporter, with protein MSDAHKSDALLVVVTLMAAVSWIFSKEAILLMPPLLFMAARFFIAGGILVLAAWRPLSRLSLDQVGRCLGVGLVFGVAMCFWIMGLVHASSMGEGAFLTSLGVVIVPILSRFLFKEPQPASTWVAIPIAVAGLALLSLKNGFRPEPAQAFFVGAAFILALFFTLTTRTANQRTVINRRGERIEKHKVSALPLTALSLTTVSLVTLLASLVLEPWQQVLTQPPAALFGWVLASAVIGTAGRFLLQTYAQSLSAHSHGVVILILEPVWVTLFAAGWFGETMTALQMAGCTLIFAALLVNRWGVVSRAIKGWLRNQKSEKSG; from the coding sequence ATGTCCGACGCCCACAAATCCGACGCCCTTCTCGTGGTGGTGACCCTGATGGCCGCCGTCAGCTGGATTTTTTCCAAGGAAGCCATCCTGCTGATGCCACCGCTGCTGTTCATGGCAGCCCGGTTCTTCATCGCCGGGGGGATTCTGGTCCTGGCTGCCTGGCGCCCGCTATCCCGCTTGAGCCTCGACCAGGTGGGCCGGTGTCTCGGCGTTGGGCTGGTATTTGGTGTCGCCATGTGCTTCTGGATCATGGGTCTGGTGCACGCCAGCAGCATGGGTGAAGGCGCGTTCCTGACCAGTCTCGGCGTGGTGATTGTGCCAATACTGTCCCGATTCCTGTTCAAGGAACCCCAGCCGGCCAGCACCTGGGTGGCAATTCCCATTGCCGTCGCCGGTCTGGCCCTGCTTTCCTTGAAGAACGGGTTTCGCCCGGAACCGGCCCAGGCCTTTTTCGTTGGCGCCGCTTTCATCCTGGCGCTGTTTTTTACGCTCACTACCCGCACCGCGAATCAGCGCACCGTCATCAACCGTCGGGGCGAACGCATCGAGAAACACAAGGTCTCAGCGCTGCCGCTGACCGCCCTGTCACTGACCACAGTCAGCCTGGTCACACTGCTGGCGTCGCTGGTGCTCGAGCCCTGGCAGCAGGTGCTGACCCAGCCCCCGGCCGCTCTGTTCGGCTGGGTCCTCGCCAGTGCCGTTATCGGTACCGCCGGTCGCTTCCTGCTCCAGACCTACGCCCAGAGCCTGTCGGCACACAGCCATGGCGTGGTCATCCTGATTCTTGAACCGGTATGGGTCACCCTGTTCGCAGCCGGCTGGTTTGGCGAGACCATGACGGCCCTGCAGATGGCCGGCTGCACGCTGATTTTCGCGGCGTTGCTGGTCAATCGGTGGGGCGTGGTCAGCAGAGCCATCAAAGGTTGGCTGCGGAATCAGAAATCCGAGAAAAGTGGTTGA
- a CDS encoding CDP-alcohol phosphatidyltransferase family protein produces MDSPERVTAPALSLRLDLAWALVLTTTVCLAAALTWRLPAGFLVIAATLFALLAWCVLRHWPADQDFGPANRTTLARAALVILLVSSAPFLPGSGAEPAVGQLWIYAAIALLALVLDGVDGALARALGCQSSFGARFDMELDAALMLGLCLAVMALDRAGAWVLALGLMRYAFVTAGLFLPWLTAPLPDSFRRKTVCVWQLVTLMVALLPPVSPAFASITLATALVLLVWSFALDICWLYHRRSSHEPRHND; encoded by the coding sequence ATGGATTCGCCCGAACGGGTGACAGCGCCGGCGCTGTCGCTTCGCCTGGATCTGGCCTGGGCCCTGGTTCTGACCACCACGGTATGTCTGGCGGCGGCCCTGACCTGGCGTTTGCCCGCCGGTTTCCTGGTGATTGCCGCGACTCTCTTTGCCCTGCTGGCCTGGTGCGTGCTGCGCCACTGGCCCGCCGACCAGGATTTTGGGCCCGCCAACCGGACGACACTGGCCCGGGCTGCGCTGGTGATCCTGTTGGTGTCTTCTGCCCCCTTTCTTCCCGGCTCCGGGGCTGAACCGGCCGTCGGTCAGTTGTGGATTTATGCAGCCATTGCCCTGTTGGCTCTGGTGTTGGACGGCGTCGATGGCGCCCTGGCCCGGGCCCTGGGCTGCCAGAGCAGCTTTGGCGCCCGCTTCGACATGGAGCTGGACGCAGCGCTCATGTTGGGCCTTTGTCTTGCGGTGATGGCCCTGGATCGGGCCGGAGCCTGGGTACTCGCCCTGGGGTTGATGCGCTATGCTTTTGTTACTGCTGGCCTGTTCTTACCCTGGCTGACAGCGCCCCTGCCCGACAGTTTCCGGCGCAAGACGGTCTGCGTCTGGCAGCTTGTCACCCTGATGGTGGCGCTGCTGCCCCCGGTATCCCCTGCTTTTGCCAGCATCACCCTGGCCACGGCCCTGGTCCTGCTGGTGTGGTCCTTCGCTCTGGACATTTGCTGGCTCTACCACAGGAGGTCTTCCCATGAACCCCGGCACAATGATTGA
- a CDS encoding TIGR04219 family outer membrane beta-barrel protein, whose protein sequence is MRKLMVAACGSMLLAAPLAHADVVGLGAHVSYWDSELSGKATDNGDVVDVENDLNLDSDSNANASLYFEHPVPVLPNVRLNYTLIEQSGRGELGANFGGIDVNTGADVRSDLDLEQLDLTLYYEVLDNWVNLDLGLTARDLDGELIVQQVGGTQASKTEVDAILPMGYVAARFDLPLTGVSVGAEGNFISYSGDSLHDFNAYGQLDIAVLQLRAGYRQMSIDYEDDDESLDLDIDGPFISAGVVF, encoded by the coding sequence ATGCGTAAATTGATGGTGGCGGCGTGCGGTTCCATGTTGTTGGCGGCTCCGCTGGCTCACGCGGACGTGGTTGGTCTCGGCGCTCACGTAAGCTACTGGGATTCCGAACTCTCGGGCAAGGCCACGGACAATGGCGACGTGGTGGACGTGGAGAATGATCTCAATCTCGACAGCGACTCCAATGCCAACGCCTCTCTTTACTTCGAACATCCGGTGCCGGTGCTGCCGAATGTCCGCTTGAACTACACTCTGATAGAGCAGAGCGGTCGCGGGGAACTGGGCGCCAATTTCGGTGGAATTGATGTTAACACCGGTGCTGATGTCCGCTCCGACCTGGATCTCGAACAGCTTGACCTGACCCTGTACTACGAAGTGCTGGATAACTGGGTCAACCTGGACCTCGGTCTGACCGCCCGAGATCTGGATGGTGAACTGATCGTCCAGCAGGTCGGTGGTACCCAGGCTAGCAAGACGGAAGTCGACGCGATTCTGCCCATGGGCTATGTCGCCGCCCGTTTCGATCTGCCCCTGACCGGTGTGTCGGTGGGCGCCGAGGGCAACTTCATCAGCTACAGCGGCGATTCGCTGCATGACTTCAATGCCTATGGTCAGTTGGACATTGCCGTACTCCAGCTGCGTGCCGGCTATCGTCAGATGTCCATCGATTACGAAGACGACGACGAAAGCCTGGATCTGGACATTGATGGCCCGTTCATCAGTGCCGGCGTGGTTTTCTAA
- a CDS encoding YceI family protein, whose product MNPGTMIEHSARSALVASALCLSGAAFAEPATFEVDSEHFSMSFEIMHIGYAPVIGMFREVEGQFVYDDATGELQSGTLVFQSDSIFTNHKKRDEHLRSDDFLHSKKYPEIRFDLTDFEPSGENTGKVTGDLTMLGQTNPVTLDVTLNKSAEYPIGHEDFTLGISAETSLRRSDWGMTYGLEPALVGDEVRLRFGFEANQDSGWF is encoded by the coding sequence ATGAACCCCGGCACAATGATTGAACACTCCGCCCGTTCCGCCCTGGTCGCCTCGGCCCTCTGCCTGTCCGGCGCGGCGTTCGCAGAGCCCGCGACTTTCGAGGTGGATTCCGAACACTTTTCCATGTCGTTTGAAATCATGCACATTGGCTACGCCCCGGTGATTGGCATGTTCCGCGAGGTGGAGGGGCAGTTCGTCTATGACGACGCCACCGGCGAACTGCAATCCGGCACGCTGGTGTTTCAGAGCGACAGCATCTTCACCAACCACAAGAAGCGGGACGAACACCTGCGCAGCGACGACTTTCTCCACAGCAAGAAATACCCGGAAATCCGGTTCGACCTGACCGACTTCGAGCCCAGCGGCGAGAACACCGGCAAGGTCACCGGTGATCTGACCATGCTGGGTCAAACCAACCCGGTGACCCTGGATGTGACCCTCAACAAGTCAGCGGAATATCCGATCGGCCATGAGGATTTCACCCTGGGCATCAGTGCCGAGACCAGCTTGCGGCGCAGCGACTGGGGTATGACCTATGGGCTGGAGCCGGCACTGGTCGGCGACGAGGTTCGACTGCGCTTTGGCTTCGAGGCCAATCAGGATTCCGGCTGGTTCTGA
- a CDS encoding pseudouridine synthase: protein MRTSVDLTLEHPQTAVDALSDATGLPKQRIKDAMAKGACWWTQKRKQVRLRKAKRQVQPGTRLQLFYDDAILARTPPHATLLDDRGRYSVWFKPHGMLAQGSQWGDHCSLLRVAEVELARTCHLVHRLDADAAGLMLIAHDGKAAAALSALFAGRAITKRYQARVTGIINTESQLIETEVDGKSARSHITTMAVDDQEQTSLLTVDIETGRKHQIRQHLASIGHAIIGDRLYGRPAPLPLQLLAYELAFECPLSRRRVQWQLPEPFNQLPIGQ from the coding sequence ATGCGCACCTCCGTCGACCTCACCCTGGAACACCCCCAGACCGCTGTGGACGCCCTCAGCGACGCCACCGGACTGCCCAAACAGCGCATCAAAGACGCCATGGCCAAAGGCGCATGCTGGTGGACCCAGAAGCGCAAACAGGTTCGCCTGCGCAAAGCCAAGCGCCAGGTCCAGCCTGGTACCCGCCTGCAGCTGTTCTACGACGACGCCATCCTGGCCCGTACACCACCCCACGCGACCCTGCTCGACGATCGCGGACGCTATTCGGTCTGGTTCAAGCCTCACGGCATGCTCGCCCAGGGGTCACAATGGGGCGATCACTGCAGCCTGCTGCGGGTCGCCGAGGTCGAACTTGCCCGCACCTGCCACCTCGTTCACCGACTGGATGCCGACGCCGCCGGCCTGATGCTCATCGCCCACGACGGCAAGGCCGCCGCTGCGCTCTCCGCCCTGTTTGCCGGCCGCGCCATCACCAAGCGCTATCAGGCACGGGTGACCGGCATCATCAACACCGAGAGCCAGCTCATCGAGACCGAGGTGGACGGCAAGAGCGCCCGGAGCCATATCACCACCATGGCGGTGGACGACCAAGAGCAAACCAGCCTGTTAACGGTGGACATCGAGACCGGCCGCAAACACCAGATACGCCAGCACCTGGCCAGCATCGGACACGCCATCATCGGCGACCGCCTGTACGGACGCCCCGCCCCCTTGCCCTTGCAACTGCTGGCGTACGAGCTCGCCTTCGAGTGTCCGCTGAGCCGGCGCCGGGTTCAGTGGCAACTGCCCGAGCCCTTCAACCAACTGCCCATCGGGCAATAA
- a CDS encoding lysylphosphatidylglycerol synthase transmembrane domain-containing protein, giving the protein MMPTPVAWRWLFTLGLLGSVVVVLDLDELWQQLRRLPPSLLLPAFLLTGVQVALSAWRWRFTAQRLGLRLPYGRAVREYYLASFLNQVLPGGVVGDVGRAWRHSQHTDHKRGAVHAVVIERLSGQLALLLVVVAALWWLAPASDLFPGEPALWLLLILVGVMVAAWLIRRSRRAGHYLANLHRDLSRTLFGWRVFAIQLGTSLLVLASYLALFLVLAQQAGYLASGAPWLLVAALCSLLLLSMVIPVTVAGWGVREGAAAVLWPFAGLPAEQGVALSVGYGILVLVSSTPGLVVLVWGQAKPGLAQATERGG; this is encoded by the coding sequence ATGATGCCGACTCCGGTTGCTTGGCGCTGGCTCTTCACCCTGGGACTGCTGGGCAGTGTGGTCGTGGTCCTGGACCTCGACGAGCTCTGGCAGCAGCTCAGGCGCCTGCCGCCGTCGCTGCTGCTGCCGGCTTTCCTGCTCACCGGCGTGCAAGTGGCCTTGTCGGCCTGGCGCTGGCGCTTCACCGCGCAGCGCCTTGGCTTGCGCCTGCCGTATGGCCGGGCGGTGCGCGAATACTACCTGGCCAGCTTCCTCAATCAGGTGCTCCCGGGTGGTGTGGTGGGGGATGTTGGCCGGGCCTGGCGGCACAGTCAGCATACCGATCACAAACGCGGGGCGGTGCACGCCGTGGTGATTGAGCGGCTGTCGGGTCAGCTGGCTCTGTTGCTGGTTGTGGTTGCCGCGCTGTGGTGGCTGGCGCCGGCCAGCGACCTGTTTCCAGGCGAGCCAGCGCTATGGCTGCTGCTGATTTTAGTCGGTGTGATGGTGGCTGCCTGGCTGATACGGCGAAGCCGCCGGGCCGGGCACTATCTCGCAAACCTCCATCGCGATCTGTCTCGCACCCTGTTCGGCTGGCGGGTGTTCGCGATTCAACTCGGCACCTCTTTGCTGGTGTTGGCCAGCTACCTGGCCCTGTTCCTGGTGCTTGCCCAGCAAGCGGGCTATCTGGCATCCGGCGCCCCATGGCTACTGGTCGCTGCCTTGTGCAGCCTGTTGCTGCTGAGCATGGTGATACCGGTCACCGTGGCCGGCTGGGGGGTGCGTGAGGGCGCGGCGGCGGTGTTGTGGCCGTTTGCGGGATTGCCGGCGGAGCAGGGCGTGGCCCTCAGTGTGGGGTACGGCATCCTGGTGCTGGTGTCCTCCACGCCTGGCCTGGTGGTTCTGGTGTGGGGCCAGGCCAAGCCGGGATTGGCACAGGCTACGGAACGCGGAGGTTAG
- a CDS encoding zinc-binding alcohol dehydrogenase — MQSQDTQDITTSLAWWVTGPGQGALQPAPIDAAEGLLPTSAVTVETRFSGISRGTESLVFHGRVPASEHGRMRAPFQQGEFPYPVKYGYANVGQVTDGPADLLGRTVFCLFPHQQRYRVPQQAVYPIPDGVPAERAVLAANMETAVNGLWDASPGVGDRVLVVGLGVVGLLVGWLAAQIPGTRVTVLDTNPARRTQAQALGLDFTEGPGRDDYDLVFHTSGQPAGLTTALASAGPEARIVEMSWYGNAAVAAPLGEGFHARRLTLRSSQVGQIPTDRRPRWDYRRRMALALELLQDDRLDQLITGESRFAELAQVMPTLLAGTADVLCHRIVY, encoded by the coding sequence TTGCAGTCTCAAGACACCCAGGACATCACCACCAGTCTGGCCTGGTGGGTCACCGGTCCAGGCCAGGGCGCGCTGCAGCCGGCGCCCATCGATGCGGCCGAGGGCCTATTGCCAACCTCCGCCGTGACCGTGGAAACCCGGTTCTCCGGCATCAGCCGAGGCACCGAAAGCCTGGTGTTCCATGGCCGGGTGCCGGCCAGTGAGCATGGACGCATGCGGGCGCCGTTTCAGCAGGGGGAGTTTCCCTATCCGGTCAAATACGGTTACGCCAATGTCGGGCAAGTGACGGATGGGCCGGCGGACCTGCTCGGACGAACGGTGTTCTGCCTGTTTCCTCACCAACAACGGTACCGGGTACCGCAACAGGCGGTGTACCCGATCCCCGACGGGGTACCGGCCGAGCGCGCGGTTTTGGCCGCAAACATGGAAACGGCGGTGAACGGACTCTGGGACGCCTCCCCGGGCGTGGGGGACCGGGTACTGGTGGTGGGGCTCGGCGTCGTCGGCTTGCTGGTCGGCTGGCTGGCGGCCCAGATTCCCGGCACGCGTGTCACCGTACTCGACACCAACCCGGCCCGCCGAACCCAGGCCCAGGCACTGGGGCTGGACTTCACCGAGGGACCCGGCCGGGACGACTACGACCTGGTGTTTCACACCAGCGGCCAGCCCGCCGGCCTGACCACGGCCCTGGCCAGTGCCGGGCCCGAGGCCCGGATTGTCGAGATGAGCTGGTACGGCAATGCCGCGGTGGCGGCGCCACTGGGCGAGGGCTTCCACGCCCGACGGCTGACCCTCAGGTCCAGTCAGGTGGGGCAGATTCCCACTGACCGTCGGCCGCGCTGGGACTATCGTCGGCGCATGGCGCTGGCTCTGGAATTGCTCCAGGATGATCGGCTCGACCAGTTGATCACCGGAGAAAGCCGGTTTGCCGAGTTGGCACAGGTGATGCCGACACTCCTGGCCGGCACAGCGGATGTTTTGTGTCACCGAATCGTGTACTGA